The Hemicordylus capensis ecotype Gifberg chromosome 6, rHemCap1.1.pri, whole genome shotgun sequence genome window below encodes:
- the CDC6 gene encoding cell division control protein 6 homolog isoform X2, translating into MPSTRSQSQSQSTINFPKRKSVQTPRKPLENKGALKPDPNTPPISPPSSQERVLPLSPRKRLGHDNLCNVAQLLPCSPSKLSKKENSFPPTSPKGQRLFFEQPDPKSPARDGNLCPSPLRRRQETPKASQLLHARKELACRRLLKLEVTCYQQAKSLLHTAVPDQLHAREKETDVLLRFLREHVCGEKSGSLYISGAPGTGKTACLNRVLLDLKTELADSQTIVLNCMALRSSQAVFPAIAEHLGQAGADKTARSNVIRKLEKRLTAGDKPMVLVVLDEMDQLDSKGQEVLYTVFEWPSLPNSRLVLIGVANALDLTDRVLPRLQALPKCRPQLLHFPPYSKDQLASILHERLKQVSGEQVLDNAAIQFCARKVSAISGDARKALDVCRRAIEIVESDVKSQTLLQPLSACRSPSKAAPDSTVHKRVGLLHISRVISDVYGDRMAAGSSSGNADSFPLQQKILVCSLLLLAKQQKAKEVTLGKLHEAYSRVCRKQQVGAVDQSECLSLSALLEARGVLGLKKAKETRLTKVFLKIEEKDIEHALKDGVLVGNILAGGL; encoded by the exons ATGCCCAGCACCAGATCTCAGTCGCAAAGCCAGAGCACCATCAACTTCCCAAAGCGGAAATCCGTCCAGACACCTCGCAAACCTCTAGAAAATAAGGGTGCTTTGAAGCCGGACCCAAATACGCCACCCATCTCACCTCCCTCTTCCCAGGAGCGGGTCTTGCCTCTCAGTCCCCGTAAGCGCCTAG GACATGACAATCTCTGCAATGTTGCCCAGCTATTGCCTTGTTCTCCATCTAAGCTGAGTAAGAAAGAGAACAGcttcccacccacctcccccaAGGGACAGCGCCTATTCTTTGAGCAACCAGACCCCAAATCTCCAGCCAGGGATGGAAATTTGTGCCCATCTCCCCTCCGTAGGCGCCAGGAGACTCCCAAAGCTTCACAGCTCCTCCATGCTAGGAAAGAGCTGGCATGTAGACGTCTCCTTAAGCTAGAAG TCACCTGCTACCAGCAGGCAAAGAGTCTCCTGCACACGGCTGTTCCGGATCAGCTGCATGCGAGGGAGAAAGAGACAGATGTCCTACTTAGATTCCTCAGGGAACATGTCTGTGGGGAGAAGTCTGGGAGTCTTTATATCTCTGGAGCTCCAGGCACTGGGAAGACTGCCTGCCTCAACAGGGTCCTGTTGGACCTGAAG ACTGAGCTTGCTGACAGCCAGACCATTGTCCTAAACTGTATGGCCCTGAGGAGCTCCCAGGCTGTCTTCCCAGCAATTGCTGAACATTTGGGCCAGGCTGGAGCAGACAAGACAGCCAGGAGTAATGTCATCAGAAAGCTGGAGAAGCGGTTGACAGCAGGAGATAAACCCATGGT TTTGGTTGTGCTGGATGAGATGGATCAGCTGGACAGCAAGGGACAAGAGGTGCTCTACACGGTGTTCGAGTGGCCCTCCCTCCCCAACTCTCGGCTTGTTCTCATTG GGGTAGCCAATGCCCTGGATCTCACGGATCGCGTCCTGCCCCGTCTGCAAGCTCTTCCCAAGTGCCGGCCGCAACTGCTACACTTTCCCCCCTACAGCAAAGACCAGCTTGCCTCAATCCTCCATGAGCGCCTGAAGCAG GTGTCTGGGGAGCAGGTGCTGGACAATGCTGCCATCCAGTTCTGTGCTCGGAAAGTCTCTGCCATCTCTGGGGATGCTCGCAAGGCGCTGGACGTCTGCAG GAGGGCCATTGAAATTGTAGAGTCAGATGTGAAGAGCCAAACTCTGCTACAGCCACTATCTGCCT GCAGATCCCCTTCCAAAGCAGCCCCAGACTCCACCGTGCACAAGCGGGTGGGGCTGCTCCACATATCCCGGGTGATCTCTGACGTGTATGGTGACCGGATGGCAGCTGGTAGCAGCTCTGGCAATGCTGACTCCTTCCCGTTGCAGCAGAAAATCTTGGTGTGTTCCCTCCTGCTCCTAGCCAAGCAGCAGAAAGCCAAAGAGGTGACCTTGGGGAAG CTGCATGAAGCGTACAGCAGAGTTTGCCGGAAGCAGCAAGTGGGAGCTGTTGACCAATCCGagtgcctctctctctcagccctcttggaAGCCAGGGGTGTCCTGGGGCTGAAGAAAGCAAAAGAAACCCGGCTGACCAAG GTATTTTTGAAGATAGAAGAGAAGGACATAGAACATGCCCTCAAGGATGGAGTCTTGGTTGGGAACATCTTGGCTGGGGGGCTTTAG
- the CDC6 gene encoding cell division control protein 6 homolog isoform X1, whose translation MKVWVVPVSIMPSTRSQSQSQSTINFPKRKSVQTPRKPLENKGALKPDPNTPPISPPSSQERVLPLSPRKRLGHDNLCNVAQLLPCSPSKLSKKENSFPPTSPKGQRLFFEQPDPKSPARDGNLCPSPLRRRQETPKASQLLHARKELACRRLLKLEVTCYQQAKSLLHTAVPDQLHAREKETDVLLRFLREHVCGEKSGSLYISGAPGTGKTACLNRVLLDLKTELADSQTIVLNCMALRSSQAVFPAIAEHLGQAGADKTARSNVIRKLEKRLTAGDKPMVLVVLDEMDQLDSKGQEVLYTVFEWPSLPNSRLVLIGVANALDLTDRVLPRLQALPKCRPQLLHFPPYSKDQLASILHERLKQVSGEQVLDNAAIQFCARKVSAISGDARKALDVCRRAIEIVESDVKSQTLLQPLSACRSPSKAAPDSTVHKRVGLLHISRVISDVYGDRMAAGSSSGNADSFPLQQKILVCSLLLLAKQQKAKEVTLGKLHEAYSRVCRKQQVGAVDQSECLSLSALLEARGVLGLKKAKETRLTKVFLKIEEKDIEHALKDGVLVGNILAGGL comes from the exons atgaaagtttgggtg GTGCCAGTTTCCATCATGCCCAGCACCAGATCTCAGTCGCAAAGCCAGAGCACCATCAACTTCCCAAAGCGGAAATCCGTCCAGACACCTCGCAAACCTCTAGAAAATAAGGGTGCTTTGAAGCCGGACCCAAATACGCCACCCATCTCACCTCCCTCTTCCCAGGAGCGGGTCTTGCCTCTCAGTCCCCGTAAGCGCCTAG GACATGACAATCTCTGCAATGTTGCCCAGCTATTGCCTTGTTCTCCATCTAAGCTGAGTAAGAAAGAGAACAGcttcccacccacctcccccaAGGGACAGCGCCTATTCTTTGAGCAACCAGACCCCAAATCTCCAGCCAGGGATGGAAATTTGTGCCCATCTCCCCTCCGTAGGCGCCAGGAGACTCCCAAAGCTTCACAGCTCCTCCATGCTAGGAAAGAGCTGGCATGTAGACGTCTCCTTAAGCTAGAAG TCACCTGCTACCAGCAGGCAAAGAGTCTCCTGCACACGGCTGTTCCGGATCAGCTGCATGCGAGGGAGAAAGAGACAGATGTCCTACTTAGATTCCTCAGGGAACATGTCTGTGGGGAGAAGTCTGGGAGTCTTTATATCTCTGGAGCTCCAGGCACTGGGAAGACTGCCTGCCTCAACAGGGTCCTGTTGGACCTGAAG ACTGAGCTTGCTGACAGCCAGACCATTGTCCTAAACTGTATGGCCCTGAGGAGCTCCCAGGCTGTCTTCCCAGCAATTGCTGAACATTTGGGCCAGGCTGGAGCAGACAAGACAGCCAGGAGTAATGTCATCAGAAAGCTGGAGAAGCGGTTGACAGCAGGAGATAAACCCATGGT TTTGGTTGTGCTGGATGAGATGGATCAGCTGGACAGCAAGGGACAAGAGGTGCTCTACACGGTGTTCGAGTGGCCCTCCCTCCCCAACTCTCGGCTTGTTCTCATTG GGGTAGCCAATGCCCTGGATCTCACGGATCGCGTCCTGCCCCGTCTGCAAGCTCTTCCCAAGTGCCGGCCGCAACTGCTACACTTTCCCCCCTACAGCAAAGACCAGCTTGCCTCAATCCTCCATGAGCGCCTGAAGCAG GTGTCTGGGGAGCAGGTGCTGGACAATGCTGCCATCCAGTTCTGTGCTCGGAAAGTCTCTGCCATCTCTGGGGATGCTCGCAAGGCGCTGGACGTCTGCAG GAGGGCCATTGAAATTGTAGAGTCAGATGTGAAGAGCCAAACTCTGCTACAGCCACTATCTGCCT GCAGATCCCCTTCCAAAGCAGCCCCAGACTCCACCGTGCACAAGCGGGTGGGGCTGCTCCACATATCCCGGGTGATCTCTGACGTGTATGGTGACCGGATGGCAGCTGGTAGCAGCTCTGGCAATGCTGACTCCTTCCCGTTGCAGCAGAAAATCTTGGTGTGTTCCCTCCTGCTCCTAGCCAAGCAGCAGAAAGCCAAAGAGGTGACCTTGGGGAAG CTGCATGAAGCGTACAGCAGAGTTTGCCGGAAGCAGCAAGTGGGAGCTGTTGACCAATCCGagtgcctctctctctcagccctcttggaAGCCAGGGGTGTCCTGGGGCTGAAGAAAGCAAAAGAAACCCGGCTGACCAAG GTATTTTTGAAGATAGAAGAGAAGGACATAGAACATGCCCTCAAGGATGGAGTCTTGGTTGGGAACATCTTGGCTGGGGGGCTTTAG